CAAGCTGGAGCGAGGCGTCGTGGAGCGGCGCTTGGGAGTTTTGCGGGAGCGCGGCATCAACTTTCGCCTCGGCGTCACGCTCGGGCGCGACCTTTCATTGGGCGAACTCCGGGGCCGCTATGATGCGGTCTTTCTCGCGATTGGGGCTCAGGTGCCAAAGGTTCCGGACGTTCCCGGCGTTGAACTGAAGGGGGTCGTCGATGCCCTGCCGTTTTTGGCCCAGACGAAAGTGGGCGCGCTGGCAAAAGTGCCTCCCATCGATGTCGCGGGCAAAAGGGTCGCGGTCCTGGGCGGGGGCGACACGGCGATGGATTGTTTGCGCTCGGCCATTCGCCGCGGCGCGCGCGAGGCGGTCTGCCTGTACCGGCGCGATCTCGCCAACATGCCCGGGAGCCGAAAGGAATACTACAACGCCCTGGAAGAAGGCGCTCAGTTTCATTTTCTCACGAATCCAATCGCCATCGAAGGCAACGCGGAGGGCCAGGTCGCGCAGGTTCATTGTGTGCGCATGGAGTTGGGCGAACCGGATGCGAGCGGCCGGAGAAAACCCAGGGCTGTTCCCGGGTCCGAGTTCGTGGCCTCCGCGGAGCTTGTCCTCATCGCTTACGGATTCGATCCGCCGCCGCTGTCCGGCGTGAGTCCTGTTCTCAAGATCGCGACGAACGAATGGGGCGGAGTGATCGTCAATTCGGATCAGACCACGAACGTGCCAGGGATTTTTGCCGGCGGGGATTTGGTCCGCGGCCCAAGCCTGGTGGTTCACGCGGTGCGAGATGG
Above is a window of Verrucomicrobiota bacterium DNA encoding:
- a CDS encoding NAD(P)-dependent oxidoreductase, with translation MVRRVAPPKRFARERIGDFREIDLLFDERAVREQASRCLHCPEPMCRTGCPLANRIPEWLALAADGRFLEASALSHSTSNMPEICSRVCPQDRLCEGACILNARSDPVAIGSVEKFINEYALARGEIHGCTAPRNGGRVAVVGSGPGGLACADELARLGYAATVFESQLVPGGLLMTGIPSFKLERGVVERRLGVLRERGINFRLGVTLGRDLSLGELRGRYDAVFLAIGAQVPKVPDVPGVELKGVVDALPFLAQTKVGALAKVPPIDVAGKRVAVLGGGDTAMDCLRSAIRRGAREAVCLYRRDLANMPGSRKEYYNALEEGAQFHFLTNPIAIEGNAEGQVAQVHCVRMELGEPDASGRRKPRAVPGSEFVASAELVLIAYGFDPPPLSGVSPVLKIATNEWGGVIVNSDQTTNVPGIFAGGDLVRGPSLVVHAVRDGRAAAAGIDRYLSGPFHKYAHVRGKGFFGQTRRERRAYPEVDL